A genomic stretch from Staphylococcus succinus includes:
- the merA gene encoding mercury(II) reductase, protein MKKYRVNVQGMTCTGCEEHVAVALENMGAKEIEVDFRREEAVFELPNDVEVERAKKAISEAKYQTGETEEVQQQETVQLGDEGDYDYIIIGSGGASFSSAIEAAKYGANVAIIERGTVGGTCVNIGCVPSKTLLRAGEINHIAKNNPFLGLHTSAGNVDLAPLIKQKNDLVTDLRNSKYVDLIDDYGFELIKGEAKFVDEKTVEVNGKQLSAKRFLIATGASPAVPKIPGLEEVDYLTSTTLLELKQVPKRLTVIGSGYIGMELGQLFHHLGSEVTLMQRSPRLLKEYDPEVSEAITQALTEQGINLVTGASFERIEQDGDVKKVHVEVNGKKRIIEADQLLVATGRTPNTTTLNLEVAGVEVGSRGEIIIDEYSKTTNSSIYAAGDVTLGPQFVYVAAYQGGIAAGNAIGGLNKKLNLEVVPGVTFTAPAIATVGLTEQQAKEKGYEVKTSVLPLDAVPRALVNRETTGVFKLVADAKTMKILGAHVVAENAGEVIYAATLAVKFGLTVEDLRETVAPYLTMAEGLKLAALTFDKDVSKLSCCAG, encoded by the coding sequence ATGAAAAAGTATCGAGTAAACGTTCAAGGGATGACTTGCACGGGTTGTGAAGAGCATGTTGCTGTTGCTCTTGAAAACATGGGTGCAAAAGAGATTGAAGTGGATTTTCGTCGCGAAGAAGCTGTATTTGAGCTTCCGAATGACGTGGAGGTGGAAAGAGCGAAAAAGGCGATTTCTGAAGCCAAATACCAGACAGGAGAAACAGAAGAAGTACAACAGCAAGAAACGGTGCAACTTGGAGATGAAGGCGATTATGACTACATTATCATTGGTTCTGGTGGAGCATCCTTTTCATCTGCCATTGAAGCCGCGAAATACGGAGCGAACGTGGCAATCATCGAACGTGGCACAGTGGGTGGAACATGCGTGAACATCGGATGTGTTCCTTCAAAGACGCTGTTAAGAGCTGGAGAAATCAATCACATAGCAAAAAACAATCCGTTTTTAGGATTGCACACGTCAGCAGGCAATGTCGATTTGGCTCCATTGATTAAGCAGAAAAACGATTTGGTGACGGATCTTCGAAACTCGAAATATGTTGATTTAATTGATGACTACGGCTTTGAATTAATAAAAGGTGAAGCGAAATTCGTGGATGAAAAAACCGTCGAAGTGAATGGCAAGCAGTTATCAGCCAAACGATTTTTAATCGCGACAGGTGCTTCACCTGCTGTACCAAAGATTCCTGGATTAGAAGAGGTAGATTATTTAACAAGTACAACATTACTTGAATTAAAACAGGTTCCAAAGCGTCTTACAGTCATCGGTTCAGGATATATCGGTATGGAATTGGGACAACTATTCCATCATTTGGGTTCAGAAGTAACGTTGATGCAAAGAAGTCCACGACTGTTAAAGGAATACGATCCTGAAGTGTCAGAAGCGATCACGCAAGCATTAACAGAACAAGGGATTAATTTAGTAACAGGAGCATCCTTTGAACGAATCGAACAGGACGGAGACGTTAAAAAGGTTCATGTTGAAGTCAATGGCAAGAAGCGAATCATTGAAGCAGATCAATTACTAGTTGCCACTGGAAGAACACCAAATACGACGACTTTGAATTTAGAGGTAGCAGGTGTTGAAGTAGGCTCCCGTGGTGAAATTATAATCGATGAGTATTCAAAAACAACGAATTCAAGCATCTATGCGGCAGGAGATGTGACGCTTGGCCCTCAATTTGTATATGTGGCAGCTTATCAAGGTGGAATTGCAGCAGGAAATGCCATCGGAGGACTGAATAAAAAGCTGAATTTAGAAGTGGTTCCAGGGGTTACGTTTACAGCTCCAGCGATTGCAACCGTTGGTTTAACGGAGCAACAAGCAAAAGAAAAAGGCTATGAAGTGAAAACATCCGTCTTGCCTTTAGATGCCGTTCCGAGAGCCTTGGTTAATCGAGAAACAACAGGTGTTTTTAAATTAGTGGCAGACGCAAAAACAATGAAGATATTAGGAGCACATGTGGTAGCAGAAAATGCAGGAGAAGTAATTTATGCGGCGACACTGGCTGTCAAATTCGGTTTAACCGTGGAGGATCTCCGAGAAACCGTGGCTCCATATTTGACAATGGCAGAGGGATTAAAATTAGCTGCCCTTACGTTTGATAAAGATGTATCAAAATTATCTTGTTGTGCAGGTTGA
- a CDS encoding CadD family cadmium resistance transporter yields the protein MIATILTAAAVYVATGIDYLVILILLFSQVKKGQVKHIWIGQYIGTAIVIGASLLVAQGVVNLIPQQWVIGLLGLLPLYLGVKMWIKGEEDEDESSILSLFSSGKFNQLFLTMTFIVLASSADDFSIYIPYFTTLNMSEIFIAVIVFLIMVAVLCYVSYRLASLDFVSEKIEKYERWIVPIVFIGLGIYILFENGTFNALFSFL from the coding sequence ATGATCGCAACGATACTTACAGCAGCTGCGGTATATGTAGCAACAGGAATTGATTATCTCGTTATATTAATTCTTTTGTTTTCGCAAGTAAAAAAAGGTCAGGTGAAACATATTTGGATAGGACAATATATAGGGACTGCAATTGTTATAGGAGCAAGTCTTTTAGTTGCACAGGGGGTTGTAAATTTAATTCCTCAGCAATGGGTTATCGGACTACTTGGACTTTTACCACTTTACTTAGGTGTGAAAATGTGGATTAAAGGAGAAGAGGATGAAGATGAAAGTAGTATTTTATCTTTATTCTCCTCTGGAAAATTTAATCAGTTATTTTTGACGATGACTTTCATCGTATTAGCTTCCAGTGCGGATGACTTTTCGATTTATATACCGTACTTCACGACCTTAAATATGTCTGAAATCTTTATTGCTGTTATTGTCTTTTTGATTATGGTTGCTGTTTTATGTTATGTCAGCTATCGCTTAGCTTCCTTAGATTTTGTATCAGAAAAAATTGAGAAATATGAACGTTGGATTGTACCTATTGTATTCATTGGGTTAGGGATTTATATATTGTTTGAAAATGGTACATTTAACGCTTTATTCTCATTTCTTTAA
- a CDS encoding redoxin family protein, whose protein sequence is MPDMNRIYNEGHDDYEIIAINVSEDGQQINQFLSSLDEKLDFPIALDRNRDVTKAYQVGPLPTTIAINKNGIVVDKKEYQCTSTS, encoded by the coding sequence ATGCCTGATATGAACCGAATTTATAATGAGGGACATGATGATTATGAGATCATTGCAATAAATGTTTCGGAGGATGGGCAGCAGATTAATCAGTTCTTATCCAGCTTAGATGAAAAACTTGATTTTCCAATCGCATTGGATCGAAACAGAGATGTGACTAAAGCTTATCAAGTCGGACCACTGCCGACGACAATAGCAATCAATAAAAACGGTATTGTCGTGGATAAGAAAGAATATCAATGCACAAGCACTTCCTAA
- the merR1 gene encoding mercury resistance transcriptional regulator MerR1 has protein sequence MQFRIGELAEKCSVNKETIRYYERIGLISEPDRTESGYRMYSQQIIDRLNFIKRMQELGFTLNEIDKLLGVVDRNESKCRDMYDFTVLKLEDIQRKIEGLKRIEQMLVDLKERCPENKDIYECPIIETLMKK, from the coding sequence ATGCAATTTCGTATTGGAGAACTGGCTGAGAAGTGCAGCGTTAATAAAGAGACTATTCGATATTATGAACGTATAGGCTTAATTTCAGAACCTGATCGTACGGAATCAGGATACCGCATGTATTCACAACAAATTATCGATCGATTGAATTTCATAAAAAGGATGCAGGAACTAGGCTTTACATTAAATGAAATTGACAAATTATTAGGAGTCGTCGATCGCAATGAATCGAAGTGCCGTGATATGTATGATTTCACTGTTCTTAAGTTAGAGGACATCCAGCGTAAAATTGAAGGTCTCAAAAGAATTGAACAAATGCTGGTGGATCTTAAAGAAAGATGTCCCGAAAACAAAGATATTTACGAATGCCCCATTATTGAAACACTGATGAAGAAATAA
- a CDS encoding DUF6262 family protein produces the protein MTRKSNTTAIIQLSKEKSEKTRIRVEKTISEMALKKEKINFNSVAQKANVSKSWLYKQKDIRNRVETLRGMQISELVPRKQSKSPRSEDVLIKTLKNRIKALEEENKQLKDQVQILHGKLF, from the coding sequence ATGACTAGAAAGAGTAACACAACTGCCATAATTCAACTATCAAAAGAAAAGTCGGAGAAAACAAGAATTAGGGTTGAAAAGACAATTTCAGAGATGGCATTGAAAAAAGAGAAGATTAATTTTAACTCCGTTGCACAAAAGGCAAATGTTTCAAAGTCATGGCTTTACAAACAAAAAGATATTAGAAATAGAGTAGAGACATTAAGAGGGATGCAAATAAGTGAGTTAGTCCCCCGTAAACAAAGTAAAAGCCCCCGTTCAGAGGATGTGTTAATAAAGACCTTAAAAAACCGTATAAAGGCACTAGAAGAAGAAAACAAACAATTAAAGGATCAAGTTCAAATATTACATGGCAAGCTATTTTAG